CACCGGGGCGTCGCCGAGCGGCCGCTCGGAGTCGGACCGGATGTCGATCCGCCAGCCGGTGAGCCGGGCCGCCAGCCGAGCGTTCTGACCCTCCCGGCCAATCGCCAGGGACAGCTGGTAGTCCGGCACGATGACCCGGGCGGCCCGATTCTCCAGATCGACGACGCGCACCTCGGAGACGTTCGCCGGGGACAGCGCGTGCCCGACGAACCGGGCCGGATCGGCATCCCAGTCGACGATGTCGATCTTCTCGCCGTGCAACTCGGCAACCACGGCCCGGACCCGGGCGCCGACTGGGCCGATGCAGGCCCCGCGGGCCCGGATGCCGGGCACCAGAGATCGCACGGCGATCTTGGTCCGGTGGCCGGCCTCGCGGGCGACCGCGACGATCTCGACCGAACCGTCGGCGATCTCGGGCACCTCGAGGGCGAACAGCTTGCGCACCAGATTGGGATGGGTCCGCGAGACGTTGATCGACGGCCCGCGCACGGTCTTGTGCACCTGCACGACGTAGACCCGCAGTCGGTCACCGTGCAGGTAGGTCTCCCCCGGCACCTGCTCGGAGACCGGCAGCACCGCCTCGACCTTGCCGAGGTCGACGAACACCGGGCGACGTTCACCGCGGACCTCCGGGCGAGGGTCGTGTTGCTGCACAACCCCGCTGACGATGTCGCCCTCCCGGCCGGCGTACTCACCGTAGGTGAGCTCCTGCTCGGCGTCGCGGAGCCGCTGGAGGATGACCTGCCGGGCCGTGGTCGCAGCGATCCGGGAGAAGCCCGGCGGGGTGTGGTCGAACTCGACCCCGAGCTCCTCGTCCGGACCAACCTCCCGCGCGAACACCGCGACCGCCCCGGTCTTGCGGTCGAGTTCGATCCGAGCGTGCTCGTAGGCGTCGTCCGCCCGCTGGTAGGCGGAGAGCAGGGCGACCTCGATCGCTTCGATGACCGTGTCGAAGGACACGTCCTTCTCCCGGGCCAGGCTCTTCAACGCCGCCATGTCGATGTTCACGGCGCGGGCTCCCCGGATGCGCGCTGGAACTCGACCTGAACCTGTGCGCGAGCTACCTCGTCGTAGCCGAGCCGCCGTGGCGATCCGGCCACGTCGATGACCATCCCCGCCTCATCGGCATCTACGACCCTGCCGACCAGATCCCCGCCGCCGGACAGCGCCACCCTGACCAGATGGCCGCGGGCTCGCCGCCAGTGCCGTGGGGCGACGAGCGGACGGTCGACCCCCGGCGAAGAGACCTCCAGGACGTAGCCGCCGGTACCCATGGCATCCGCGGCGTCTAGGGCCGCGGAGCTCGCCGCACTGACCCGGGCCACGTCGTCGAGGTCGACGCCGGCGTCGCCGTCGATCACTACCCGGACCAGCCGGCGGCGCCCGGCCGGGGTGACCCCGACATCTTCGAGGTCGTAGCCGTGCGCGGCCACCACCGGCTCGAGCAGTTCACGGAGCAGGTCGCGGGTCGAGGGCTTGGTCATCTCGCCGCCTCCCGTCCGGACCGACCGCGTTTATGGGTCAGCCTAGTCGCCGGGATGGCAGACTCCCGGCCGCGGAAAGGAGGCGCCTTGTCCCTGTCCCGGCGCGCGCTGCTCGCCGGCGCGATCGGTGTCGCCGCCGCCGGCTGCCACCGCGCCGTCCGACCGCCGCCCGCACCACCCCCGCCGATCCCGGATGCGCCCGCGCTGGCCGCCGCGGCGGACCGCGAGCGGGCGCTGATCGCTGGTTACGACGCCGTCCTCGCAACCCCGTTGGCGCCGGCGGCCCTGACCGCGTTGGCGGCTCTCCGGGCCCAGCACCTCGCGCACCAGGCGGCGATCGGCGTCGCCCAGTTACCCGCCCGACCTTCGTCTCTAACGACCCTCCCCGCCCTCACCGCACTGGAGCACGCCTCGGCCGTCGCGGCGCTGGCGAGTGTCGGCGCCGCCGTGGACCCGGCCCACGCCCAGCTGTTCGCCTCGATCGCCGGCAGCGAGGCGAGTCACGCCGTGGTGCTCGCCGCCCTGGCCGCGCCATGACCGCTCAGGTCGCCGCGCTCCAGGCGGCGCTCGTCGCTGAGGCGGCGGCCAGCTACGGCTACGGGGTCGTCGGGGCCCACCTGACCGGCAGTCTGGAACAGTTGGCGGCTTCCGCGCTCGCGACCCACACCGGTCGGGCCGACCGGTTGGCCGAGCTGCTCCGCCGCGACGGGGCCCGGCCCGGACCGGTCCCCCCGGCCTTCGCGCTGCCGTTCCCGGTCACCGGCCCGGCGTCCGCCCTCGAGCTCGCCGAGCAGCTCGAGGACGGCACGGCCGGGGTCTACTACGACCTGATCGGGAGCACCGCGAACCCGGGGCTGCGCGAATTCGCCGCCGAAGCCCTGGTCGATGCCGCCGGCCGGGCGGCCCGCTGGCGCGCCGCGACGGGCCCTTTCGACCCCGGCGTCACCACCTCGTTCCCGGGGCGCGAGGCCCCCTGAGAAGCCCAGGGGCTTGCTCAGAACAGGACCGACATGAAACGGCCGACCTCGGCGAAGCCGACCCGATCGTAGGCCCGACGGGCGATGTCGTTGAAGTCGTTGACGTAGAGGCTGACCACCGGCGCCAGCGACGCCTGGGCCTGCGCGACGACCGCCGCCATGCCGTGGCTGCCAAGTCCGCGGCCGCGCAGCTCCGGGTCGACCCACACCCCCTGCACCTGGCAGGCGTCGCGCGCCAGCGCACCGATCTCAGCCTTGAACACGACCCGGCCATCGTCGATCCGGGCGAAGGCCCGGCCCTGGCCGATCAGCTCGGCGATCCTCGCGCGGTACAGGGCGCCGCCGTCCGCCGCAACCGGGGAGACCCCCACCTCCTCGGTGAACATGGCGATGCAGGCCGGGAGCAGGATGTCCAGCTCCTCGAGCCGCACCGGGCGCACGGCAGGATCACCGGCCAACCGCGGCGGTCGGCCGATGGTCAGCAGCGGCTGGCGCTCCCGGACCTCGCGCGGCCGCCCCCAGGACGGCCCGAGCAGTCGCCAAAGCGGCGCCACCATCTCGGCCGGCCCGACGATCGACGAGCAACGCCGACCCTGCCGACGGGCCCGGTCGGCGAACGCCCGGATCGCCGCGTCGTCAGCACCGACCGGGACCAGGTTGGCTCCGGCGTAGCAGAGCGCGGACAACCGGCCGTCGCCCGGGTGTCCCCACACCTCGGCGCCGAGCCGCCAGGGGTCAAGGCCGACCGCGTCGATCCGGGAGCGGACGAAGACGTTGGCGATCGGATCGCGGTCGAGCAGATCGAGCGCGACCGGCAGGTCCCGGTCGTCCAGCACCCGCAGTGGCACGGTTCGCAACATCGGGTCAGCGCTCCGTCTCAGCTGACCGAGACGGCCGGCTCTCCCGAGGCCACCCCGGCGGCCTCCATCTCGGCAGCGATCTTCAGCGCCTCCTCGATGAGGGTCTCGACGATGGCCGCCTCCGGAACGGTTTTCACGACCTGCCCCTTGACGAAGATCTGCCCCTTACCGTTACCGGAGGCGACCCCGAGATCGGCCTCTCGAGCCTCCCCGGGTCCGTTGACGACGCAGCCCATCACGGCAACCCGGATCGGGACGGTCATCCCCTCCAGGCCGGCCTGGACCTGTTCGGCGAGGGTGTAGACGTCGACCTGAGCCCGTCCGCAGGACGGGCAGGACACGATCTCCAACCGGCGCTGCCGCAGGCCGAGCGACTCGAGGATCGCCAGCCCGACCTTGACCTCCTCGACCGGGGGGGCCGACAGCGAGACCCGGATCGTGTCGCCGATCCCCTCGGCGAGCAGCGCGCCGAAGGCGACGGCGGATTTCACCGTGCCCTGGAAGGTCGGCCCGGCCTCGGTGACGCCGAGGTGCAGCGGGTAGTCGCACCGGGCGGCGAGCAGCCGATAGGCCTGGATCATCACCACCGGGTCGTGGTGCTTGACCGAAATCTTGAGGTCACGGTAGCCGTGCTCCTCGAACAGCGACGCCTCCCACAGCGCGGACTCGGCGAGCGCCTCCGGCGTGGCCTTGCCGTACTTATCCAGCAGGCGCTTGTCGAGCGAGCCGGCGTTGACTCCGATGCGGATCGGGATTCCGGCGTCGCCCGCGGCCTTCGCGATCTCCCCGATCCGGTCGTCGAACTTCTTGATGTTTCCGGGGTTGACCCGGACCGCGGCACATCCGGCGTCGATCGCGGCGAACACGTACCGCGGCTGAAAGTGGATGTCGGCAATGACCGGGATCTGCGAGTGCTTCGCGATCTCGCCCAGCGCCTCGGCGTCGTCGGTGTCCGGCACGGCGACCCGGACGATCTCGCAGCCCGCGGCGGTCAGCTCGGCGATCTGCTGAAGGGTGGCGTCGACGTCCGCGGTCTTCGTCGTCGTCATCGACTGCACGGAGACCGGCGCGCCACCGCCGACCGGGACCCGCCCGACATGGATCTGCCGACTCTCCCGGCGCGGCGCGAGCGGCGGCGGCGGGATCGGCGGCATCCCGAGCGGGATCGAGGTCATGGCTCCTATCCGGAGAGGTTGAGCGGGTGGGCGATGTCGGCGTAGAGCAGAACCGCCGCGACCCCGACGAACAGCACGACGAAAGCGTACGTGAGCGGCAGGACCTTGTTGATGTCGACGCGACCGGGATCCCCACGGCGCAGCAGCCGGTACAGCCGGCGGCGCAGGCCCTCGAAGGCCAGGATCGCGATGTGGCCGCCGTCGAGTGGCAGCAGCGGAAGCAGGTTGAAGATGCCGATGAAGAAGTTGAGCTGCGCCATGATCGAGAGGAACTGACCGACCCTGAGGTGCAGCGGTACCCGGGAGGCACTGGCGATCTGCCCGCTCACGTTGGCCACCCCGAGGACGCTGAGCGCGCCGTTCGGACTGCGCTTGCCGGCCAGGTCTTCGCGCAGCGTGGATGGCAGGCTGGCGAGGGCCTTCCCGGTGGCGCTCAGGTAGAAGCCGAGCGAACCGAACGTGCGGGGCACCGCCGCCAGTGGGCCGTACGTCGGATACACCCCGGTCGCGGAGACCGCGATCCCGATCCGGCCGATCGTCCCGTTCCCCTGCCGAACGGCCACGGGCGTGACGCTCACCGCGACCCGGGCGCCGTGGCGGATCACCGTCAGCCCGAGCGGACGGCCGACGTGGGAGGTCACCGCGCCCGTCAATTGGGTCGGGTCCGTGAGCGGATGCCCGTCCACAGCGACGATCCGATCGCCCGCGAGCAGCTTTCCCTGCGCCGGCGCGGCCGGCGCCCCGGGCGGGCAGCCCCGCTGGGTGTCACCGACCGTGACGCACGGGGTGACGCCGCCGACGGAGACCTGCTGCTGGGTCGAGGTGAAGTCACCGGCGAACACGAGCACCAGATAGGTAAGCAGGATCGCCAGCACGAAGTGCACGAACGAGCCGGCGGCGAGCACCACGACTCGCTGCCGGGCCGGCTGCTTGTAGAAGACCCGGTCCTCGTCGCCCGGTTCGACCGCCTCGAGCGGCGTCATCCCCACGATCTTGACGAAGCCGCCGGCCGGGATGGCCTTGATCCCGTACTCGGTTTCGCCGCGCCGGAACGACAAGAGGGTGGGCCCGAAGCCGACGAAGAATCGGGTCGCCTTCATGCCGTAGTGCTTCGCGGTCACGAAGTGCCCGGCCTCATGCAGCATGACCGAGGTGAGCAGCACGAACACGAAGGCGAGCACACCGACGGCGGTCATGCCTGGAACTCCTCGATCCGGGTGATCTCGCGGGCCCGCCGGCGGGCCCAGCCGTCGGCTTCTAGGACATCGGCAAGTCGCAGCCCGGACTGGTGGGGCAGGTGCTCGGCGACGACCCGCTCGACGGTGTCGACGATGTCGAGGAAGCCGAGCCGACCGGCGAGGAATGCGGCGACGCACACCTCGTTCGCCGCGTTGTACGCGGCCGGCAGGGTGCCGCCTCCGGCGCCGACCTCCCGGGCCAGCCGCACGGCCGGGAAAGTCTGCTCGTCGAGCGGCTCGAACTGCCAACAGGCCGCCGCGGTCCAGTCCAGCGCGGGGGCGGCGTCGGGCACCCGGTCCGGCCAGCCCAGGGCGAGCGCGATCGGCAGTCGCATGTCCGGAGGCGAGGCCTGCGCGATCGTCGCTCCGTCGCTGAATTCCACCAGCGAATGCACCACCGACTGCGGATGGACAACCACGTCGATCCGGTCCAGCGGGATCCCGAACAGCAGGTTCGCCTCGATCACCTCGAGACCTTTGTTCACCAGCGTCGCCGAGTTCACCGTTACCAGCGGGCCCATGTCCCACGTCGGATGCGCGAGCGCCTCCGCGGGGGTGACCGCACCCAGCTCGGACCTGGTCCGGCCGCGGAACGGACCCCCGCTGGCCGTGAGGACCAGGCGGCGCACCTCGCCAGGGGAGCCGCCACGCAGGCACTGCGCCAGCGCCGAGTGCTCGGAGTCCACCGCCACGATCCGGTCCACCCGGTCGGCGATTAGCGGGCCGCCGATGATGAGCGACTCCTTGTTCGCGAGCGCGAGCCGGCGCCCGGCGTCGAGCGCGGCGAGCGTGGCACCCAGGCCGGCGGCGCCGGCGACGGCGTTGAGCACGACGTCGCAGGGCCAGCCGGCCAACTCGGCGACGGCGTCCGGGCCGACCAGCAGCTTTACCCCACCGTTCAGCGCGTCGCGCACCGCCGCCGCCGCCTCGGGGCGGCTTACCGCGACCACCTCCGCCCCGGTCCGGGCCGCCTGGGCGGCGAGCTGCGCGGGGTCCGAACCGGCGGCCGCGAGCCCGATGACGCGGAACCGCTCCGGATTGCGCGCGACGACGTCGAGGGCCTGCCGGCCGATCGAGCCGGTGCTACCGAGCAGCACGACGTCGCGGGTCACCGGTCAAGTGTCCCATCCGCGGCCGCAGGTCCCCGGCCGGAACCACGCCGCCCGCGGGCTCAGCCGCTCGCGGGCTCAGCCGCTCGCGGCAGCCAGCTGCCCGCAGGCCCCGTCGATATCGCGGCCCCTGGTGTCCCGGACCGTTGTCGCGATGCCGTGGCCCTCCAGCCTTCGGACGAACTCGCGCTGCGCAGCCGGTCGGGACGCCGTCCACGCGCTACCGGGCGTCGGATTGAGCGGGATGAGATTGACATGGGCCAGCCGGCCGGCGAGCAATTCGCCGAGCAGGTCGGCACGCCAGCCCTGGTCGTTGATGTCGCGGATCAAGGCGTACTCGACGGAGAACCGTCGCCCGGTGACCGCGGCGTAGTCGACGGCTGCGGCGATCACGTCGGCGACGGGCCACCGGGTGTTCACCGGTACCAGGGTGTTCCGCAGCTCATCGTCCGGCGCGTGCAACGAGACTGCGAGCGTGATCTGCAACCCCTCCGAGCTCAGCCGGCGGATCGCGGGGACCAGCCCTACCGTGCTCACCGTGATCGAGCGCTGCCCGAGGCCGAGGCCGTGCGGGCGCGGATCGGTGAGCCGGCGGACGGCCGCGAGGACCGCCCGGTAGTTGGCCAGCGGCTCCCCCATCCCCATGAAGACGACGTTGCTCACCCGGGCCGGGGCGCCGGCGAGCTCGCCACGGCCGAGAGCACGGGCCGCCGCGACCACCTGCTCGACGATTTCGGCGGTGCTGAGGTTGCGGGTGAGCCCCGCCTGCCCGGTAGCGCAGAACGGGCAGCCCATCCCGCAGCCGGCCTGGCTAGACACGCAAACGGTCACCCGCTCCGGGTAACGCATGACCACCGATTCGATCAGCGTCCCGTCCAGGCCCCGCCACAGCGTCTTGCGGGTGGCCCCGCGGTCGCTGGACAGGTGGCGCACGGCGGTCAACAGGTCGGGCAGCATGGCCGCCGCCAGCGGACCCCGCTCGGCGGCCGGGATGTCGGTCATCGCGTCCGGGTCATCGCCGAGGCGGGAGAAGTAGTGCCGGGCAAGCTGATCCGCCCGGTAGGCCGGGGCGCCGAGAACCGTCACCGCGGCCCGCCGCTGCTCAGGGGTGAGGTCGGCGAGATGGCGGGGCGGTCGCGCGGCGCGGGTGGGCATCGCCCGCCAGTCTCACACGAAGCCGGAGCCCTCATGATCCACACCGATGGGGCCCGTTCCCGCTCGCCAAGCCGCGAGTGTGCAATTTCCGACAGCGTCCACGCGTGGACCTTGTCGGAAATTGCACACTCGCGCCGGTCTACCCCGGCTAGCGGGCTCAGTGGTGCACGTGCGGGACGAACGCGCTGAGCAGCAGCCAGGCGACCGGGGCGCTCGGGAGCAACGAGTCGAGCCGGTCCATCAGTCCGCCGTGGCCGGGCAACACGCGGCCCATGTCCTTGACCCCGAGATCCCGCTTGATCATCGACTCTCCGAGGTCCCCGAGGGTCGCGGTGCAGACCATGGCCAGGCCGAATACCACGCCCTGCCAGACCGCCCCGCCGAGCAGGAACGGCACCGTCAACCCGCCGAACGTCGCGCATGCGATCGTCGAGCCGGCAAATCCCTCCCAGGATTTCTTGGGGCTGATCGTGGGGGCCATGAGATGCCGCCCGGCGAGGACACCTGCGGCATACCCGCCGACGTCGGAGCAGACGACCGTCGCGATGAACACCGTGACCCGGCGGGCACCGTCCGCCGGCACGACGAGCAGGATGGCGAACCCGGTCAGGAACGGCACGTACAGCAATGCGAACAATGCGGCAGCGATGTCGGGCAGCACGTGGGCGGGTCCCCCCGCGAGGCGCCAGACCACCACGGCAACCGCGGTCAGCAGCCCGGCGACGACCATGGCTTCGGAGCCGTCGACGTAGGCCAGGCACAACATCGCGGCGCTGCCGACGGCGAGCGGCACGAAGGGCGCTGCCGGGCCGGCCGAGCGCAGGGAATGCACGAGCTCCCACAGACCGACGCTGACCGCGGCGACGACGACGACGAGGAATGCCGGCCGGTACGTGTACAGCGTGCCCAGGAGCAACCCCCCGAGGGCGAGACCGACCCCGATCGCGACTGGCAGGTTCCGACCGGCCCGCCCCGGGGCAGCGGCAGCCGTGGGCTCGGTGTCGACGCCGGTCATCAGACTTCGAGCAGCTCGGTTTCCTTGTGCCGGAGAACGTCCTCGACCTGGGCCACATAGCCGTGGGTGAGGTCCTCCAGCTCCTTCTCCGCCCGCCGAACGTCGTCCTCGCCGGCCTCGCCATCCTTGACCAGCCGGTCGAGGGTGTCTTTGGCGTGTCGGCGGATGTTGCGGATCGCGATCCGGCCCTCTTCCGCCTTGTGCCGGGCAACCTTGATCAGCTCTTTGCGTCGCTCCTCCGTGAGCTGCGGGAACACGACCCGGATCAGGTTTCCGTCATTCGTGGGATTCACGCCGAGGTCGCTGTCCCGGATGGCCTTCTCGATCGCCCCGGTCGATCCCTTGTCATAGGGGCTGATCACGGCCATCCGCGGCTCCGGCACGTGAAATGAGGCCAGCTGATGGATCGGCGTGGGGGCCCCGTAGTAGTCGGCGACGAGCTTCTGGAACATCTGCGGCGACGCCCGCCCGGTGCGGAGCGTGGAAAGGTCCTCGCGGAGGACGTGCACCGCCTTCTCCATCTTCGCTTCGGCCTCGAGCAGAGTCTCGTCGATCACGTCGGCTCCTCCGAATGGGCGGAACGGCTCACGACGCCGGCGGGGCGATCAGCGTGCCGATCTTCTCCCCGCGCACCGCCCGGGAGACGCTGGCCTCCTCGAGCAGGTCGAACACCACCACCGGCAGGAAGTTGTCCATACATAGGCTGATCGCCGCCGCGTCCATGACCTTGAGCCCTCGGGCAAGCACCTCGGCATAGTCGAGCCGGTCGAAGCGCACCGCGTCGGGATGGGTCCGCGGATCGGCGTCGTAGACGCCGTCGACATGCGTCGCCTTGAGCAGGACTTGCGCGCCCACCTCCAGCGAGCGCTGAGCAGCGCAGGTGTCGGTGGAGAAGAACGGGGCACCCAGACCCGCACCGAAGATGACGACCCGCCCCTTTTCCATGTGTCGCACCGCCCGGCGCGGGATGTAAGGCTCGGCGACCTGACCCATCTGGATGGCGGTCTGCACCCGGGTCTCGACGCCGAGCTTCTCCAGGAAATCCTGCAACGCCAGGCAGTTCATCACCGTCCCGAGCATGCCCATGTAGTCGGCCCGGGCCCGGTCCATTCCCCGCTCCGCCAACTCGTGACCGCGGAAGAAGTTCCCCCCGCCGACGACGACAGCGGTCTGCACACCGCGGGCCACGACCTCGGCCAGCTGCCGAGAGATCGCCTGGACCACGTCCGGGTCGACCCCGAGGCGGCCGCCGCCGAAGACCTCACCGGACAGTTTCAGCATGACCCGGGTCCATACCGGAGCGTCGTGCGTTTCGGCCGCCCGAGGCGTCACGGCGCCCTCCTCGCTGGTCATGGTGATAGGGAGTCTGCCCTACGCCTCGCCGACCTTGAAGCGGGCGAAACGCACCAAGCTGAGGCCACCCTCCTCGAGGATCTGGCCGACCGTGCGCTTGTTGTCCTTCACGAAGGCCTGCTCGAGCAGGACTACCTCCTTGTAGAAGCCACTCACCCGACCTTCGACGATCTTGGAGAGCGCAGCCTCCGGCTTGCCCTCCTCGCGGGCCAGCTGCTCCGCGATCCGCCGCTCGGTCTCCACCGTGCCGGCCGGAACCTCGTCCCGGGCAAGGAACTGCGGGGCGGCCCAGGACACGTGCTTCGCAAGGTCGCTGGCCAGCTCCGCGTTCTCGCCGCCGAGCTCGACGAGGACCCCGATGGTCGGGGGCAGGTCGGGGCTCGTGCGGTGCAGGTAGGCCGCCACGTACGCACCTTCGAAGGTGACGAAGCGGTTGACCTCGAGTTTCTCGCTGAGCGCTATCCCGGCTTCGCTGAGATGGGCTTCGACCGTAATGTCCTCGGCACCGGCCAACGGGCCGCCCAGCAGCTCCGCGACGTCCGCCGGGCGCCGTTCGACGACAGTGCGCAGGACGTCGGCAGCGAGCGCTTGAAACCGCTCGCTCTTCGCGACGAAATCGGTCTCGCAGTTCAGCTCGAGCAGGGTGCCTGCGCGGGTGCCGTCGAGCCAGGCGGTGACCAGCCCGTTGGAGGCGGTTCGCTCCCCACGCTTGACGACGCCCTTGAGACCTTTGAGGCGGAGGCTTTCGATCGCCTTGTCGAAGTCGCCGTCAGCGGCGACGAGCGCCTGCTTCGTGTCGGACATGCCAGCGCCGGTCAACTCCCGGAGCTTCTTGATGTCAGCCGTCGTGATCTCAGCCATGACTCACTTCCGTCGTCGCAGGTCAGGGGGTCGGGAAACCGGGGCAGGCGATCAGGCCTCGGAGGGGGGGCCCTCACCGGCCGGCGTCTGCTCCGCATCGGATGCCGCGGCCCGGTCGGGTTCCTCGGCCGGGGGGATGGACGCGCCATCCGCCGCCGCGGTTTGCGCATCGGCACCGGCCGGAGCCGCCGACGGGGCCTGTCCGGCGAGCAATTCGCGCTCCCAGTCGGGAAGCGGCTCCTCACCGGCAAGTTCCGCCGCCGGCTCGGGCTTCTCCTCGGCGCTGGCCAGACCCGCCCTGGCGATCAGGCCTTCGGCGACCGCGTCGGCGATCACCCGGGTCAGCAGGGTGACTGACCGGATCGCGTCGTCGTTGCCGGGGATCGCGTAATCCACCTCGTCCGGGTCACAGTTGGTGTCGAGGATCGCAACCACCGGAATGCCGAGCTTGCGTGCCTCCCCGACCGCGATGTGCTCCTTCTTCGTATCGACGATCCACACCGCACTGGGAAGCCGGCCCATGTCCCGGATCCCGCCGAGCGAACGGTCGAGCTTCTCCCGCTCGCGTTGGAGCTGCAGCGACTCCTTCTTGGTCCGGACCTGGGTGTCCCCGGTCTGCTCGATCACCTCGAGCTCCTTCAGTCGCTGGAGCCGCTGGTAGACGGTGGAGAAGTTCGTGAGCATCCCCCCGAGCCAGCGCTGGTTCACGTAGGGCATCCCCACCCGGCGGGCCTGATCGGCGATCGATTCCTGGCCCTGCTTCTTCGTGCCGACGAACAGGATGGATCCGCCGTGAGCGACCGTCTCCTTGACGAAGTCGTACGCCCGGTCGATGAACGCCAGCGACTGCTGGAGATCGATGATGTAGATGCCATTGCGCTCGGTGAAGATGAATCGCTTCATCTTCGGGTTCCACCGTCGGGTCTGATGCCCGAAGTGAACGCCGCTCTCGAGCAGCTGGCGCATGGTGACGACGGCCACGGCCGGAAGCCCCTTCCAGCGCCCGCACCGGGGCGCGCTCGGTTCGTCGCGGCGGCCGGTGGCCGCCGCCCTGGCGCCCCGCCGTGGGCCACCGTCTCCAGTGGACCGAGCAGACCGGCACCGGCACGAGGCCGGGTGGGCGCGCGATTGTCAGCCCACGGGTACGCGGGCTGCAGGGTGCAGTGTACGGGAGGCGGCAGCGCCGCGCTCAGTCCCGACCCTCGGCGAGCTTGCCGCGAAGCTGGAGCACGGCCTTCGTATGCATCTGGCAGATCCGGCTCTCGGTTACGCCGAGCACTTGACCGATCTCGGCGAGCGTCAAGCCCTCGTAGTAGTACAGCGTGACGACGATCTTCTCCCGCTCGGGAAGCATGTTGATGGCCCGAGCCAGCAGGTACTTCGTCTCCTCGGTTTCGAATGCCGCTACCGGATCCTCCGCCCGGGTGTCCTCGAGCGTGTCCACCAGCGAGAGCTTGTCCCCGCGCTCGCCACCGACGTTGAGCAACTCGTCGAGGGCCACGACGTTGACGAACGACACCTGGCTGAAGATCGTGTGCAGCTCGTCGAGGGTGAGCCCGAGCTCATTCGCGACCTCCCCCTCGGTCGGCGTACGGCTGAGCTTGCCTTCGAGCGCGGCGTAGGCGCGTTCGACCTCACGCGCCTTGTAGCGCACCGAGCGCGGGATCCAGTCGATCGCCCGCAACTCGTCGATGATGGCGCCCTTGATCCGACTTATGGCGTAGGTCTCGAACTTGATCGCCCGACTCAGGTCGAACTTCTCAATCGCGTCGATGAGCCCGAAGATGCCGTAGCTCACCAGATCGGCCTGCTCGATGTTCGACGGCAACCCAACGCCGACCCGCCCGGCGACGTATTTCACCAGCGGTGAGTAGTGCAGGATCAAGCGCTCCCGAAGGTGCGCCTCGCCCCCGGCTTTGAACTCGCGCCAAAGCTGGCCGATCGCAGCATCGACCGCAGCCGGGTCTGGTTCTAGGCTGCCCGGTTCGTCCGGGGTGTCCGCCACGGTCGCCGCGGAAGCCGCTGAGGCGCCGCCCGCGCGTGCGCGTCCCCGAACTTCACGCCCTGGGGTGCGCCCGGTCATAGGTGGCCTTCAGTCGGTCGATGGACACGTGGGTGTATATCTGCGTTGTTGCGAGCGTAGCGTGACCGAGCAGTTCCTGGACGCTTCTCAGGTCAGCTCCGCCTTCCAGCAGATGTGTGGCCGCCGTGTGTCGCAGCCCGTGCGGTCCCATGTCCGGGGCGCCCGGGACGGCCGACAGCCGGGCATGGACGACGCGCCGAACGGTGCGCGGGTCGATCCGCCCCCCCCGGGCGCCGAG
The nucleotide sequence above comes from Mycobacteriales bacterium. Encoded proteins:
- the rimP gene encoding ribosome maturation factor RimP, giving the protein MTKPSTRDLLRELLEPVVAAHGYDLEDVGVTPAGRRRLVRVVIDGDAGVDLDDVARVSAASSAALDAADAMGTGGYVLEVSSPGVDRPLVAPRHWRRARGHLVRVALSGGGDLVGRVVDADEAGMVIDVAGSPRRLGYDEVARAQVQVEFQRASGEPAP
- the nusA gene encoding transcription termination factor NusA is translated as MNIDMAALKSLAREKDVSFDTVIEAIEVALLSAYQRADDAYEHARIELDRKTGAVAVFAREVGPDEELGVEFDHTPPGFSRIAATTARQVILQRLRDAEQELTYGEYAGREGDIVSGVVQQHDPRPEVRGERRPVFVDLGKVEAVLPVSEQVPGETYLHGDRLRVYVVQVHKTVRGPSINVSRTHPNLVRKLFALEVPEIADGSVEIVAVAREAGHRTKIAVRSLVPGIRARGACIGPVGARVRAVVAELHGEKIDIVDWDADPARFVGHALSPANVSEVRVVDLENRAARVIVPDYQLSLAIGREGQNARLAARLTGWRIDIRSDSERPLGDAPVGEDGPVTTDA
- a CDS encoding ferritin-like domain-containing protein, giving the protein MTAQVAALQAALVAEAAASYGYGVVGAHLTGSLEQLAASALATHTGRADRLAELLRRDGARPGPVPPAFALPFPVTGPASALELAEQLEDGTAGVYYDLIGSTANPGLREFAAEALVDAAGRAARWRAATGPFDPGVTTSFPGREAP
- the ispG gene encoding flavodoxin-dependent (E)-4-hydroxy-3-methylbut-2-enyl-diphosphate synthase, coding for MTSIPLGMPPIPPPPLAPRRESRQIHVGRVPVGGGAPVSVQSMTTTKTADVDATLQQIAELTAAGCEIVRVAVPDTDDAEALGEIAKHSQIPVIADIHFQPRYVFAAIDAGCAAVRVNPGNIKKFDDRIGEIAKAAGDAGIPIRIGVNAGSLDKRLLDKYGKATPEALAESALWEASLFEEHGYRDLKISVKHHDPVVMIQAYRLLAARCDYPLHLGVTEAGPTFQGTVKSAVAFGALLAEGIGDTIRVSLSAPPVEEVKVGLAILESLGLRQRRLEIVSCPSCGRAQVDVYTLAEQVQAGLEGMTVPIRVAVMGCVVNGPGEAREADLGVASGNGKGQIFVKGQVVKTVPEAAIVETLIEEALKIAAEMEAAGVASGEPAVSVS
- the dxr gene encoding 1-deoxy-D-xylulose-5-phosphate reductoisomerase → MTRDVVLLGSTGSIGRQALDVVARNPERFRVIGLAAAGSDPAQLAAQAARTGAEVVAVSRPEAAAAVRDALNGGVKLLVGPDAVAELAGWPCDVVLNAVAGAAGLGATLAALDAGRRLALANKESLIIGGPLIADRVDRIVAVDSEHSALAQCLRGGSPGEVRRLVLTASGGPFRGRTRSELGAVTPAEALAHPTWDMGPLVTVNSATLVNKGLEVIEANLLFGIPLDRIDVVVHPQSVVHSLVEFSDGATIAQASPPDMRLPIALALGWPDRVPDAAPALDWTAAACWQFEPLDEQTFPAVRLAREVGAGGGTLPAAYNAANEVCVAAFLAGRLGFLDIVDTVERVVAEHLPHQSGLRLADVLEADGWARRRAREITRIEEFQA
- a CDS encoding site-2 protease family protein, producing MTAVGVLAFVFVLLTSVMLHEAGHFVTAKHYGMKATRFFVGFGPTLLSFRRGETEYGIKAIPAGGFVKIVGMTPLEAVEPGDEDRVFYKQPARQRVVVLAAGSFVHFVLAILLTYLVLVFAGDFTSTQQQVSVGGVTPCVTVGDTQRGCPPGAPAAPAQGKLLAGDRIVAVDGHPLTDPTQLTGAVTSHVGRPLGLTVIRHGARVAVSVTPVAVRQGNGTIGRIGIAVSATGVYPTYGPLAAVPRTFGSLGFYLSATGKALASLPSTLREDLAGKRSPNGALSVLGVANVSGQIASASRVPLHLRVGQFLSIMAQLNFFIGIFNLLPLLPLDGGHIAILAFEGLRRRLYRLLRRGDPGRVDINKVLPLTYAFVVLFVGVAAVLLYADIAHPLNLSG
- a CDS encoding GNAT family N-acetyltransferase is translated as MLRTVPLRVLDDRDLPVALDLLDRDPIANVFVRSRIDAVGLDPWRLGAEVWGHPGDGRLSALCYAGANLVPVGADDAAIRAFADRARRQGRRCSSIVGPAEMVAPLWRLLGPSWGRPREVRERQPLLTIGRPPRLAGDPAVRPVRLEELDILLPACIAMFTEEVGVSPVAADGGALYRARIAELIGQGRAFARIDDGRVVFKAEIGALARDACQVQGVWVDPELRGRGLGSHGMAAVVAQAQASLAPVVSLYVNDFNDIARRAYDRVGFAEVGRFMSVLF